A stretch of Henckelia pumila isolate YLH828 chromosome 4, ASM3356847v2, whole genome shotgun sequence DNA encodes these proteins:
- the LOC140865310 gene encoding uncharacterized protein isoform X1, with protein MKAMVVKKSWFSSILEQREVKKPKIKDDEIMIKVSAAGVNRGDIIDVVASDEGVCPGLECAGIIEAVGRNVNCCKVGDKVCAILEGGGYAEKVAVPANLLLPLPDIDLEAAAGLPYASCSIWSALFEMCDPKTLKDKKILIHEGANGIGALAIQYAKHMGLTVIASTGSRDMFSMCRDYGADFCFDNTSTNFVEEVVGSAGCLGVDFVLDYGASNLRRNIECCCTGGKVVIVELHGKECGRIDLARLQQHHTEITVFDLQSRDLDYKASVIAEVRTHLWPAILEKKVIPAVGNRFAMIEAQKALDLLKKNDGTGKIILYMDFEKTSGHLKGE; from the exons ATGAAAGCGATGGTAGTTAAAAAATCATGGTTTTCAAGTATTTTAGAGCAGCGAGAAGTTAAAAAGCCGAAAATTAAGGACGATGAAATAATGATCAAGGTGTCCGCAGCTGGTGTAAATAGAGGTGATATAATTGATGTGGTTGCAAGTGACGAGGGTGTCTGCCCAGGCCTTGAATGTGCTGGAATAATTGAAGCAGTTGGAAGAAATGTCAATTGTTGCAAAGTTGGAGATAAG GTTTGTGCCATTCTCGAGGGAGGAGGATATGCTGAAAAAGTGGCTGTACCGGCAAACTTGCTTCTTCCATTACCTGATATTGATTTAGAAGCTGCCGCGGGCTTACCTTATGCATCATGCAGCATATGGTCAGCTTTATTCGAAATGTGTGATCCCAAGACACTTAAAGATAAAAAGATATTG ATTCATGAAGGGGCCAACGGGATTGGTGCATTGGCAATACAATATGCAAAGCACATGGGCTTAACAGTTATTGCCTCCACAG GTAGTCGCGACATGTTTTCGATGTGTCGTGATTATGGTGCTGACTTTTGTTTTGATAACACATCAACAAACTTTGTAGAGGAGGTTGTCGGGAGTGCTGGATGTTTAG GTGTTGATTTTGTCCTTGATTATGGAGCTTCCAATCTTCGAAGAAACATCGAGTGCTGTTGTACTGGGGGTAAGGTTGTGATTGTGGAATTGCATGGAAAGGAATGTGGTAGGATAGATCTTGCTAGGCTACAACAACATCATACTGAAATTACAG TTTTTGATCTACAATCTAGAGATCTGGATTACAAAGCTTCTGTGATTGCCGAAGTGAGAACTCATTTGTGGCCTGCCATTCTTGAAAAAAAAGTCATCCCTGCAGTGGGGAATCGTTTTGCTATGATTGAAGCTCAAAAGGCTTTGgaccttttgaaaaaaaatgatggTACTGGGAAGATTATTTTGTACATGGATTTTGAGAAGACCAGTGGCCATCTGAAAGGGGAGTAA
- the LOC140865310 gene encoding uncharacterized protein isoform X3: MKAMVVKKSWFSSILEQREVKKPKIKDDEIMIKVSAAGVNRGDIIDVVASDEGVCPGLECAGIIEAVGRNVNCCKVGDKVCAILEGGGYAEKVAVPANLLLPLPDIDLEAAAGLPYASCSIWSALFEMCDPKTLKDKKILIHEGANGIGALAIQYAKHMGLTVIASTGVDFVLDYGASNLRRNIECCCTGGKVVIVELHGKECGRIDLARLQQHHTEITVFDLQSRDLDYKASVIAEVRTHLWPAILEKKVIPAVGNRFAMIEAQKALDLLKKNDGTGKIILYMDFEKTSGHLKGE; encoded by the exons ATGAAAGCGATGGTAGTTAAAAAATCATGGTTTTCAAGTATTTTAGAGCAGCGAGAAGTTAAAAAGCCGAAAATTAAGGACGATGAAATAATGATCAAGGTGTCCGCAGCTGGTGTAAATAGAGGTGATATAATTGATGTGGTTGCAAGTGACGAGGGTGTCTGCCCAGGCCTTGAATGTGCTGGAATAATTGAAGCAGTTGGAAGAAATGTCAATTGTTGCAAAGTTGGAGATAAG GTTTGTGCCATTCTCGAGGGAGGAGGATATGCTGAAAAAGTGGCTGTACCGGCAAACTTGCTTCTTCCATTACCTGATATTGATTTAGAAGCTGCCGCGGGCTTACCTTATGCATCATGCAGCATATGGTCAGCTTTATTCGAAATGTGTGATCCCAAGACACTTAAAGATAAAAAGATATTG ATTCATGAAGGGGCCAACGGGATTGGTGCATTGGCAATACAATATGCAAAGCACATGGGCTTAACAGTTATTGCCTCCACAG GTGTTGATTTTGTCCTTGATTATGGAGCTTCCAATCTTCGAAGAAACATCGAGTGCTGTTGTACTGGGGGTAAGGTTGTGATTGTGGAATTGCATGGAAAGGAATGTGGTAGGATAGATCTTGCTAGGCTACAACAACATCATACTGAAATTACAG TTTTTGATCTACAATCTAGAGATCTGGATTACAAAGCTTCTGTGATTGCCGAAGTGAGAACTCATTTGTGGCCTGCCATTCTTGAAAAAAAAGTCATCCCTGCAGTGGGGAATCGTTTTGCTATGATTGAAGCTCAAAAGGCTTTGgaccttttgaaaaaaaatgatggTACTGGGAAGATTATTTTGTACATGGATTTTGAGAAGACCAGTGGCCATCTGAAAGGGGAGTAA
- the LOC140865310 gene encoding uncharacterized protein isoform X2 has protein sequence MIKVSAAGVNRGDIIDVVASDEGVCPGLECAGIIEAVGRNVNCCKVGDKVCAILEGGGYAEKVAVPANLLLPLPDIDLEAAAGLPYASCSIWSALFEMCDPKTLKDKKILIHEGANGIGALAIQYAKHMGLTVIASTGSRDMFSMCRDYGADFCFDNTSTNFVEEVVGSAGCLGVDFVLDYGASNLRRNIECCCTGGKVVIVELHGKECGRIDLARLQQHHTEITVFDLQSRDLDYKASVIAEVRTHLWPAILEKKVIPAVGNRFAMIEAQKALDLLKKNDGTGKIILYMDFEKTSGHLKGE, from the exons ATGATCAAGGTGTCCGCAGCTGGTGTAAATAGAGGTGATATAATTGATGTGGTTGCAAGTGACGAGGGTGTCTGCCCAGGCCTTGAATGTGCTGGAATAATTGAAGCAGTTGGAAGAAATGTCAATTGTTGCAAAGTTGGAGATAAG GTTTGTGCCATTCTCGAGGGAGGAGGATATGCTGAAAAAGTGGCTGTACCGGCAAACTTGCTTCTTCCATTACCTGATATTGATTTAGAAGCTGCCGCGGGCTTACCTTATGCATCATGCAGCATATGGTCAGCTTTATTCGAAATGTGTGATCCCAAGACACTTAAAGATAAAAAGATATTG ATTCATGAAGGGGCCAACGGGATTGGTGCATTGGCAATACAATATGCAAAGCACATGGGCTTAACAGTTATTGCCTCCACAG GTAGTCGCGACATGTTTTCGATGTGTCGTGATTATGGTGCTGACTTTTGTTTTGATAACACATCAACAAACTTTGTAGAGGAGGTTGTCGGGAGTGCTGGATGTTTAG GTGTTGATTTTGTCCTTGATTATGGAGCTTCCAATCTTCGAAGAAACATCGAGTGCTGTTGTACTGGGGGTAAGGTTGTGATTGTGGAATTGCATGGAAAGGAATGTGGTAGGATAGATCTTGCTAGGCTACAACAACATCATACTGAAATTACAG TTTTTGATCTACAATCTAGAGATCTGGATTACAAAGCTTCTGTGATTGCCGAAGTGAGAACTCATTTGTGGCCTGCCATTCTTGAAAAAAAAGTCATCCCTGCAGTGGGGAATCGTTTTGCTATGATTGAAGCTCAAAAGGCTTTGgaccttttgaaaaaaaatgatggTACTGGGAAGATTATTTTGTACATGGATTTTGAGAAGACCAGTGGCCATCTGAAAGGGGAGTAA
- the LOC140865266 gene encoding uncharacterized protein isoform X2, producing MMKVVGFELPGGPDVLQVKELPTPILGINEIMIEVEAAGLNVFDTWFRQDIPFYRYTFNAYLGYECAGTVVAVSSNIHEFKVGDEVCAILLRGGAYAEFVVVPPSEVRRIPSRVSLVQAATLPEASRLTIFALSVLPNVTPGKTFLIHGTAGGFDIIAIQYFKHIGCKVFVVAGVDVILDDSERDHFKKNVDCLARSGSLVVLGHKIGSWVNVDLSILMKKDIKIKGVDLQYLGYGEMMRLWSDVEAKIWPLIEEGHIEPVIGRAFTFNEAAEAHRALEENNVPGKLLLVP from the exons ATG ATGAAGGTTGTGGGTTTTGAATTACCTGGTGGTCCGGATGTCCTCCAAGTAAAAGAGCTTCCAACCCCCATTCTTGGTATTAATGAAATAATGATAGAAGTAGAAGCGGCTGGACTAAACGTTTTTGACACTTGGTTCCGACAAGATATCCCTTTTTATCGCTATACTTTCAATGCATATCTTGGATATGAGTGTGCAGGGACAGTTGTTGCTGTCAGCTCGAACATACACGAATTTAAAGTGGGTGATGAG GTTTGTGCGATTCTTCTACGCGGGGGTGCATATGCAGAGTTTGTGGTGGTTCCCCCATCTGAGGTCCGACGAATTCCTTCAAGAGTTTCCCTTGTTCAAGCAGCAACATTGCCCGAAGCATCACGGTTAACTATTTTTGCTCTTTCAGTATTGCCAAACGTCACCCCTGGCAAAACTTTCTTG ATACATGGCACTGCAGGGGGATTTGACATTATCGCTATTCAATATTTTAAGCATATTGGTTGTAAAGTATTTGTGGTGGCAG GGGTGGACGTTATACTTGATGACAGTGAAAGAGATCATTTTAAAAAGAACGTGGATTGTCTGGCTAGAAGTGGGTCTCTTGTCGTTTTAGGACACAAGATTGGGAGTTGGGTGAATGTTGACCTTTCCATTCTCATGAAGAAGGATATTAAGATCAAAG GTGTGGATTTGCAGTATCTAGGTTATGGAGAAATGATGAGGCTTTGGTCTGATGTTGAAGCAAAAATTTGGCCACTAATAGAAGAGGGACATATAGAGCCAGTaattggtagagctttcacatTCAATGAAGCCGCGGAGGCGCACAGGGCCTTGGAAGAGAATAACGTTCCAGGCAAATTATTGTTAGTTCCATGA
- the LOC140865266 gene encoding uncharacterized protein isoform X1, with protein sequence MMKVVGFELPGGPDVLQVKELPTPILGINEIMIEVEAAGLNVFDTWFRQDIPFYRYTFNAYLGYECAGTVVAVSSNIHEFKVGDEVCAILLRGGAYAEFVVVPPSEVRRIPSRVSLVQAATLPEASRLTIFALSVLPNVTPGKTFLIHGTAGGFDIIAIQYFKHIGCKVFVVAGTEEKLQLCKTLGAEVCINYREEDFCKRVKAETGGKGVDVILDDSERDHFKKNVDCLARSGSLVVLGHKIGSWVNVDLSILMKKDIKIKGVDLQYLGYGEMMRLWSDVEAKIWPLIEEGHIEPVIGRAFTFNEAAEAHRALEENNVPGKLLLVP encoded by the exons ATG ATGAAGGTTGTGGGTTTTGAATTACCTGGTGGTCCGGATGTCCTCCAAGTAAAAGAGCTTCCAACCCCCATTCTTGGTATTAATGAAATAATGATAGAAGTAGAAGCGGCTGGACTAAACGTTTTTGACACTTGGTTCCGACAAGATATCCCTTTTTATCGCTATACTTTCAATGCATATCTTGGATATGAGTGTGCAGGGACAGTTGTTGCTGTCAGCTCGAACATACACGAATTTAAAGTGGGTGATGAG GTTTGTGCGATTCTTCTACGCGGGGGTGCATATGCAGAGTTTGTGGTGGTTCCCCCATCTGAGGTCCGACGAATTCCTTCAAGAGTTTCCCTTGTTCAAGCAGCAACATTGCCCGAAGCATCACGGTTAACTATTTTTGCTCTTTCAGTATTGCCAAACGTCACCCCTGGCAAAACTTTCTTG ATACATGGCACTGCAGGGGGATTTGACATTATCGCTATTCAATATTTTAAGCATATTGGTTGTAAAGTATTTGTGGTGGCAG GAACGGAAGAAAAATTGCAACTTTGCAAAACACTAGGAGCAGAAGTTTGCATCAACTACAGAGAAGAAGACTTCTGCAAGCGTGTGAAGGCTGAAACAGGAGGAAAGG GGGTGGACGTTATACTTGATGACAGTGAAAGAGATCATTTTAAAAAGAACGTGGATTGTCTGGCTAGAAGTGGGTCTCTTGTCGTTTTAGGACACAAGATTGGGAGTTGGGTGAATGTTGACCTTTCCATTCTCATGAAGAAGGATATTAAGATCAAAG GTGTGGATTTGCAGTATCTAGGTTATGGAGAAATGATGAGGCTTTGGTCTGATGTTGAAGCAAAAATTTGGCCACTAATAGAAGAGGGACATATAGAGCCAGTaattggtagagctttcacatTCAATGAAGCCGCGGAGGCGCACAGGGCCTTGGAAGAGAATAACGTTCCAGGCAAATTATTGTTAGTTCCATGA